A segment of the Longimicrobium sp. genome:
GGCTGGAGAAGGGCGAGGCGAGCCGGGAGACGGTGTATGGGGACGACCCGCTGGCCGTGGCGCGCTCGTTCGCGGACGCGGGCGCGGAGTGGATCCACGTGGTGGACCTGGACGCCGCGTTCGGCGACGGAAGCAACCGCGCGCTCATCCGCCGCGTGGTCGCCGGGACGCCGCTGAAGGTGCAGACGGGCGGGGGACTGCGGACGGAAGACGACCTCGCCGAGGTGCTGGACTCCGGCGCCGCCCGCGCGGTGATCGGCACCGCGGCCATCGAGAACCCCGACCTCGTCCGCCGCGCCGTCGACCGATTCGGCGCCGACCGCATCGCCGTCGGGCTCGACGCGCGGGGGCGCCGGCCGGCGGCGCGGGGGTGGACGGAGGAGAGCGGGACCGACCTCTTCGACCTGGCGAAGACGATGGTGGAGCTGGGCGCCCGCACCCTCGTCCACACCGACATCGAGCGCGACGGGATGCTGATGGGCCCCAACCTGGAGCTCTCCGCCGCGCTCGCGGCCGAGTCCGGCGCCGAGGTCGTCGTCAGCGGCGGGATGAGCGGGATGGGCGACGTGGACGCCGTCGCGGCCGCGGCGCGGGAGCGCGGCGGGATCGCGGGCGCCATCATCGGCAAGGCCATCTACGAGGGGCGGATCGGCCTCACCGAAGCCCTCCAGCGGGTGCGGGGGGAGGGCTGATGCCGCAGGTGCACATCCACCGCGTGCGCTTCGGCGTGAGCCGCGAGTCCGTGGCGAGCACCATCCAGCAGTACACGGGGATGGGGATGATCGAGGCGCGGAAGGCCGCGGACGACGCCGTCTCCGGCAAGGAGACCTCCATCTACATCGACGACTTCACCGCCGTCTACGAGCTCGCCGACACCCTCACCGACATGGGTGTCGAGGCGGAGGCGGACGAGAGCGACTACTGATCTTCTCCGCTCCTGTCCCGATGCAGTAAGAGCGGGTTCACGCGGAGAAGCGGAGGAGCAGAGACTCGGCCGGCGAACGGCACCGCGGATCGCGCCGAGGCGAGCGCCCGGGGCGCATCTCCCCCGCGGTCCGTCTGGCGCGGCGGGAGAGGGAAACGCAAGGAGTCGGCGTGAACAGGGTTCGTCCAAGCTGCGGCTTGACCCGTTGCAGTTTTCCCGTTACTCTGATGCGGCCGTTATCGACGGAAATCCTGAACATTATTCGACTTAGTAAACCGGGCGCGGACCGTCGCGACCGGACGGGTGTATCAGAAAACTGATGTCGCAGGACGCCGGCGCGTCGTTCGCCCGGCAAGCTCCCCCAGCCCGGTTCGGTTCCTCCGTGGCGTTCATCCTCACCGCACTGCTGGTCTCCGTGGGAACGGCCGTGGCCGTGACCCCGCTGCTGCTGCGCTTCCTGCTGGCGCGCGGCATCTACGGCCATGCGCGCGTGAAGGAGGGGGTGGAGCACAAGCCGGTGCCGCGGCTGGGCGGCGTGGCGGTGTGCCTGGCGTCGAGCCTGGGGATCGTGGCCGCGCTTCCCGTGGCCTTCGCCGACCCGTCGTTCCAGCCCGAGCGGCCGGCGGCGCTCTTCGGCGGGATGCTGCTGGCGGGATGGATCCTCTTCGCCGCCGGCGTGGTCGACGACCTGTACAACCTTCCCCCCCGCACCAAGCTCCTGGCCCAGCTGGCCGCCGCGCTGCTGGCGTGGCAGGCCGGCTTCCGCATCGACTACTTCACCGTGTTCGGCGGGGCGCACGCGCCGCTGGCGCTGCGCGCGCTGTCGCTCCCCATCACCGTGCTCTGGATCGTGGGGGTGACCAACGCCTTCAACCTGATCGACGGGCTGGACGGCCTGGCCACGGGGATCGGGCTGGTCGCGCTGTCGACCACGCTGGCGGTGGCGGTGAAGCTGGGGAACTGGGAAGTGGCGCTGGTCTGCGCCGCGCTGGCTGGCGCGCTCGCCGGGTTCCTGCGCTACAACTTCCGCCCCGCGCGCATCTTCCTGGGCGATTCGGGGAGCCTGTTCGTGGGCTTCATGCTGGCGGTGCTCTCCGTCCACGGCGCCACCAAGAGCACCACCGCGGTGCTCACCGTCATTCCCCTGCTGGTCCTTGCCCTGCCGCTGATCGACACGCTGCTGGCCATCGTGCGGCGGTGGCTGCGCGGGAAGCCCATCTTCGGCGCGGACGAGCGGCACGTGCACCACCGGCTGGTGGCCATCGGGCTGACGCACACGCGCGCGGCGGTGCTGATGTTCACCGCCGCCGCGGGGCTGGCCATGCTGGCGCTGCTCATCGCCTTCGCGCCGCCGCCGTCGGTGATGTACATCGCGGCGGGGGGCGGCGCGCTGTCGGCGGGGCTGCTGCTGTTCGGCATCAAGCGGCTGGGCTACCACGAGTTCGTGGAGGCGGGCGCGGCGGTGGCCAGCGGCGCGTCGCGGCTGCGCCGGTCGATCCGCGACCGCATCCACGCGCGCGACGTGGCGCAGGTGGTCTCGACCGCCGAGAGCGTGGAGCACCTGCGGGCGATCCTCTCCGACAACGCCGACGTGATGGGGCTGCTGGACGTGGTGTTCTGCCGCTGCTCGGACGCGGACGGCGCGCGCGGCGGGCTTCCGGCGGCGCACGCGGCCGCGG
Coding sequences within it:
- the hisA gene encoding 1-(5-phosphoribosyl)-5-[(5-phosphoribosylamino)methylideneamino]imidazole-4-carboxamide isomerase, coding for MGSRFALYPAIDLRRGRCVRLEKGEASRETVYGDDPLAVARSFADAGAEWIHVVDLDAAFGDGSNRALIRRVVAGTPLKVQTGGGLRTEDDLAEVLDSGAARAVIGTAAIENPDLVRRAVDRFGADRIAVGLDARGRRPAARGWTEESGTDLFDLAKTMVELGARTLVHTDIERDGMLMGPNLELSAALAAESGAEVVVSGGMSGMGDVDAVAAAARERGGIAGAIIGKAIYEGRIGLTEALQRVRGEG
- a CDS encoding MraY family glycosyltransferase yields the protein MAFILTALLVSVGTAVAVTPLLLRFLLARGIYGHARVKEGVEHKPVPRLGGVAVCLASSLGIVAALPVAFADPSFQPERPAALFGGMLLAGWILFAAGVVDDLYNLPPRTKLLAQLAAALLAWQAGFRIDYFTVFGGAHAPLALRALSLPITVLWIVGVTNAFNLIDGLDGLATGIGLVALSTTLAVAVKLGNWEVALVCAALAGALAGFLRYNFRPARIFLGDSGSLFVGFMLAVLSVHGATKSTTAVLTVIPLLVLALPLIDTLLAIVRRWLRGKPIFGADERHVHHRLVAIGLTHTRAAVLMFTAAAGLAMLALLIAFAPPPSVMYIAAGGGALSAGLLLFGIKRLGYHEFVEAGAAVASGASRLRRSIRDRIHARDVAQVVSTAESVEHLRAILSDNADVMGLLDVVFCRCSDADGARGGLPAAHAAAALKVDFPIGEAGGSADPWVVRAWCDGTDPHALPDAVRTVHVLADAVREWMVSGPRRPAPRHAEPHARGAAVLPNESPAW